The Pongo abelii isolate AG06213 chromosome 20, NHGRI_mPonAbe1-v2.0_pri, whole genome shotgun sequence genome window below encodes:
- the ZNF211 gene encoding zinc finger protein 211 isoform X6 — protein sequence MISAHCNLHLLDSSDSPASASQAGTTGVRHHAQVPIATEVLFRLTQGSVTFEDVAVYFSWEEWDLLDETQKHLYFNVMLENFALTSSLGKALILTLVPWTRLSVSPFPQEQLFPHIWTIGTASFPSSLGRCCGLSASLLPLSSQPKSILGCWRGVEHEETPSEQRISVERVPQFRTSKEGSSSQNADSCEICGLVLRDILHLAEHQGTNCGQKLHTCGKQFYISANLQQHQRQHIKEAPFRSYVDTASFTQSCIVHVSEKPFTCREIRKDFLANMRFLHQEAAQTGEKPNNSNKCAVAFDSGKSHHNWGKCSKAFSHTDTIVQDQRILTREGLFECSKCGKACTRRCNLIQHQKVHSEERPYECNECGKFFTYYSSFIIHQRVHTGERPYECPECGKSFSQIYSLNSHRKVHTGERPYECGECGKSFSQRSNLMQHRRVHTGERPYECSECGKSFSQNFSLIYHQRVHTGERPHECNECGKSFSRSSSLIHHRRLHTGERPYECSKCGKSFKQSSSFSSHRKVHTGERPYVCGECGKSFSHSSNLKNHQRVHTGERPVECSECSKSFSCKSNLIKHLRVHTGERPYECSECGKSFSQSSSLIQHWRVHTGKRPYQCHQCGKSFGCKSVLIQHQRVHIGEKP from the exons GTTCCCATAGCTACAGAGGTGCTTTTCAGACTTACACAG GGAAGTGTGACCTTTGAAGATGTGGCCGTGTACTTCTCCTGGGAGGAATGGGATCTCCTTGATGAGACTCAGAAACACCTGTACTTCAATGTGATGCTGGAGAACTTTGCACTTACATCCTCCCTGGGTAAGGCCCTCATACTCACCCTTGTGCCCTGGACTAGGctctctgtttctccttttcctcaGGAGCAGCTCTTTCCTCATATCTGGACCATAGGCACTGCCTCCTTCCCCAGTTCCCTGGGTAGATGTTGTGGACTGAGTGCAAGCCTACTTCCCTTATCGTCCCAGCCCAAAAGCATCTTGG GTTGttggcgtggagtggaacatgAGGAAACACCTTCTGAACAGAGAATTTCTGTAGAAAGAGTGCCACAGTTCAGGACTTCCAAAGAAGGTTCATCTTCCCAGAATGCTGACTCCTGTGAAATATGTGGCCTGGTCTTGAGAGATATTTTGCACTTGGCTGAACACCAAGGAACAAACTGTGGGCAGAAACTACACACATGTGGAAAACAATTCTACATCAGTGCAAATCTTCAACAGCACCAGAGGCAGCACATTAAAGAGGCACCTTTCAGAAGTTATGTGGACACAGCCTCATTTACACAGAGCTGCATAGTCCATGTGTCGGAGAAACCCTTTACCTGCAGGGAGATCAGGAAAgacttcctggccaacatgaggttTCTCCATCAAGAGGCCGCTCAAACAGGGGAGAAGCCAAATAACAGTAACAAGTGTGCGGTGGCCTTTGACAGTGGAAAAAGTCATCACAACTGGGGAAAATGCAGTAAAGCCTTTAGCCACACAGACACAATTGTTCAGGACCAGAGAATCCTCACTAGAGAAGGGCTCTTTGAGTGCAGTAAATGTGGGAAAGCATGTACGCGAAGATGTAACCTCATTCAGCACCAGAAAGTCCACAGTGAAGAAAGGCCTTAtgaatgcaatgaatgtggaaaattCTTTACCTACTACTCCAGTTTCATTATACATCAGAGAGTTCATACTGGAGAAAGGCCTTATGAGTGCCCTGAATGTGGGAAATCCTTTAGTCAGATATACAGCCTCAATAGCCATAGGAaagttcacactggagaaaggccTTATGAATGTGGGGAATGTGGGAAATCTTTTAGCCAAAGGTCCAACCTCATGCAGCATCGCagagttcacactggagaaaggccTTATGAATGCAGCGAATGTGGGAAATCTTTTAGCCAAAACTTCAGCCTGATTTACCACCagagagttcacactggagaaagacCTCATGAgtgcaatgaatgtggaaaatcCTTTAGCCGAAGCTCCAGCCTCATTCACCACCGGAGACTTCACACTGGAGAAAGACCCTATGAGTGCAGTAAATGTGGGAAATCATTTAAGCAAAGCTCCAGCTTCAGTTCACATCGGAAAGTCCACACAGGGGAAAGGCCTTATGTGTGTGGGGAATGTGGGAAATCCTTTAGCCATAGCTCCAACCTTAAGAACCACCagagagttcacactggagaaaggccTGTTGAGTGCAGTGAATGTAGCAAATCCTTTAGCTGTAAATCTAACCTCATTAAACACCTGAGAGTTCACACCGGAGAAAGGCCTTATGAGTGCAGTGAGTGTGGGAAATCCTTTAGCCAAAGTTCTAGCCTCATTCAACACTGGAGAGTTCACACTGGAAAAAGGCCTTATCAGTGCCATCAGTGTGGGAAATCCTTTGGCTGCAAATCTGTCCTCATTCAACACCAGAGAGTTCACATTGGAGAAAAGCCTTAG
- the ZNF211 gene encoding zinc finger protein 211 isoform X18, whose protein sequence is MISAHCNLHLLDSSDSPASASQAGTTGVRHHAQGSVTFEDVAVYFSWEEWDLLDETQKHLYFNVMLENFALTSSLGCWRGVEHEETPSEQRISVERVPQFRTSKEGSSSQNADSCEICGLVLRDILHLAEHQGTNCGQKLHTCGKQFYISANLQQHQRQHIKEAPFRSYVDTASFTQSCIVHVSEKPFTCREIRKDFLANMRFLHQEAAQTGEKPNNSNKCAVAFDSGKSHHNWGKCSKAFSHTDTIVQDQRILTREGLFECSKCGKACTRRCNLIQHQKVHSEERPYECNECGKFFTYYSSFIIHQRVHTGERPYECPECGKSFSQIYSLNSHRKVHTGERPYECGECGKSFSQRSNLMQHRRVHTGERPYECSECGKSFSQNFSLIYHQRVHTGERPHECNECGKSFSRSSSLIHHRRLHTGERPYECSKCGKSFKQSSSFSSHRKVHTGERPYVCGECGKSFSHSSNLKNHQRVHTGERPVECSECSKSFSCKSNLIKHLRVHTGERPYECSECGKSFSQSSSLIQHWRVHTGKRPYQCHQCGKSFGCKSVLIQHQRVHIGEKP, encoded by the exons GGAAGTGTGACCTTTGAAGATGTGGCCGTGTACTTCTCCTGGGAGGAATGGGATCTCCTTGATGAGACTCAGAAACACCTGTACTTCAATGTGATGCTGGAGAACTTTGCACTTACATCCTCCCTGG GTTGttggcgtggagtggaacatgAGGAAACACCTTCTGAACAGAGAATTTCTGTAGAAAGAGTGCCACAGTTCAGGACTTCCAAAGAAGGTTCATCTTCCCAGAATGCTGACTCCTGTGAAATATGTGGCCTGGTCTTGAGAGATATTTTGCACTTGGCTGAACACCAAGGAACAAACTGTGGGCAGAAACTACACACATGTGGAAAACAATTCTACATCAGTGCAAATCTTCAACAGCACCAGAGGCAGCACATTAAAGAGGCACCTTTCAGAAGTTATGTGGACACAGCCTCATTTACACAGAGCTGCATAGTCCATGTGTCGGAGAAACCCTTTACCTGCAGGGAGATCAGGAAAgacttcctggccaacatgaggttTCTCCATCAAGAGGCCGCTCAAACAGGGGAGAAGCCAAATAACAGTAACAAGTGTGCGGTGGCCTTTGACAGTGGAAAAAGTCATCACAACTGGGGAAAATGCAGTAAAGCCTTTAGCCACACAGACACAATTGTTCAGGACCAGAGAATCCTCACTAGAGAAGGGCTCTTTGAGTGCAGTAAATGTGGGAAAGCATGTACGCGAAGATGTAACCTCATTCAGCACCAGAAAGTCCACAGTGAAGAAAGGCCTTAtgaatgcaatgaatgtggaaaattCTTTACCTACTACTCCAGTTTCATTATACATCAGAGAGTTCATACTGGAGAAAGGCCTTATGAGTGCCCTGAATGTGGGAAATCCTTTAGTCAGATATACAGCCTCAATAGCCATAGGAaagttcacactggagaaaggccTTATGAATGTGGGGAATGTGGGAAATCTTTTAGCCAAAGGTCCAACCTCATGCAGCATCGCagagttcacactggagaaaggccTTATGAATGCAGCGAATGTGGGAAATCTTTTAGCCAAAACTTCAGCCTGATTTACCACCagagagttcacactggagaaagacCTCATGAgtgcaatgaatgtggaaaatcCTTTAGCCGAAGCTCCAGCCTCATTCACCACCGGAGACTTCACACTGGAGAAAGACCCTATGAGTGCAGTAAATGTGGGAAATCATTTAAGCAAAGCTCCAGCTTCAGTTCACATCGGAAAGTCCACACAGGGGAAAGGCCTTATGTGTGTGGGGAATGTGGGAAATCCTTTAGCCATAGCTCCAACCTTAAGAACCACCagagagttcacactggagaaaggccTGTTGAGTGCAGTGAATGTAGCAAATCCTTTAGCTGTAAATCTAACCTCATTAAACACCTGAGAGTTCACACCGGAGAAAGGCCTTATGAGTGCAGTGAGTGTGGGAAATCCTTTAGCCAAAGTTCTAGCCTCATTCAACACTGGAGAGTTCACACTGGAAAAAGGCCTTATCAGTGCCATCAGTGTGGGAAATCCTTTGGCTGCAAATCTGTCCTCATTCAACACCAGAGAGTTCACATTGGAGAAAAGCCTTAG
- the ZNF211 gene encoding zinc finger protein 211 isoform X3, with product MISAHCNLHLLDSSDSPASASQAGTTGVRHHAQGSVTFEDVAVYFSWEEWDLLDETQKHLYFNVMLENFALTSSLGKALILTLVPWTRLSVSPFPQEQLFPHIWTIGTASFPSSLGRCCGLSASLLPLSSQPKSILGLTSSWSHVVAQLGLGEVPSVLHRMFMTPASASWDQRGPGLHEWHLGKGMSSGCWRGVEHEETPSEQRISVERVPQFRTSKEGSSSQNADSCEICGLVLRDILHLAEHQGTNCGQKLHTCGKQFYISANLQQHQRQHIKEAPFRSYVDTASFTQSCIVHVSEKPFTCREIRKDFLANMRFLHQEAAQTGEKPNNSNKCAVAFDSGKSHHNWGKCSKAFSHTDTIVQDQRILTREGLFECSKCGKACTRRCNLIQHQKVHSEERPYECNECGKFFTYYSSFIIHQRVHTGERPYECPECGKSFSQIYSLNSHRKVHTGERPYECGECGKSFSQRSNLMQHRRVHTGERPYECSECGKSFSQNFSLIYHQRVHTGERPHECNECGKSFSRSSSLIHHRRLHTGERPYECSKCGKSFKQSSSFSSHRKVHTGERPYVCGECGKSFSHSSNLKNHQRVHTGERPVECSECSKSFSCKSNLIKHLRVHTGERPYECSECGKSFSQSSSLIQHWRVHTGKRPYQCHQCGKSFGCKSVLIQHQRVHIGEKP from the exons GGAAGTGTGACCTTTGAAGATGTGGCCGTGTACTTCTCCTGGGAGGAATGGGATCTCCTTGATGAGACTCAGAAACACCTGTACTTCAATGTGATGCTGGAGAACTTTGCACTTACATCCTCCCTGGGTAAGGCCCTCATACTCACCCTTGTGCCCTGGACTAGGctctctgtttctccttttcctcaGGAGCAGCTCTTTCCTCATATCTGGACCATAGGCACTGCCTCCTTCCCCAGTTCCCTGGGTAGATGTTGTGGACTGAGTGCAAGCCTACTTCCCTTATCGTCCCAGCCCAAAAGCATCTTGG GACTTACATCATCCTGGTCTCATGTAGTTGCTCAACTAGGGCTAGGGGAAGTGCCCTCTGTTCTTCACAGGATGTTCatgactccagcctcagcaagTTGGGATCAGAGAGGGCCTGGCCTACATGAATGGCACTTGGGAAAAGGCATGTCATCAG GTTGttggcgtggagtggaacatgAGGAAACACCTTCTGAACAGAGAATTTCTGTAGAAAGAGTGCCACAGTTCAGGACTTCCAAAGAAGGTTCATCTTCCCAGAATGCTGACTCCTGTGAAATATGTGGCCTGGTCTTGAGAGATATTTTGCACTTGGCTGAACACCAAGGAACAAACTGTGGGCAGAAACTACACACATGTGGAAAACAATTCTACATCAGTGCAAATCTTCAACAGCACCAGAGGCAGCACATTAAAGAGGCACCTTTCAGAAGTTATGTGGACACAGCCTCATTTACACAGAGCTGCATAGTCCATGTGTCGGAGAAACCCTTTACCTGCAGGGAGATCAGGAAAgacttcctggccaacatgaggttTCTCCATCAAGAGGCCGCTCAAACAGGGGAGAAGCCAAATAACAGTAACAAGTGTGCGGTGGCCTTTGACAGTGGAAAAAGTCATCACAACTGGGGAAAATGCAGTAAAGCCTTTAGCCACACAGACACAATTGTTCAGGACCAGAGAATCCTCACTAGAGAAGGGCTCTTTGAGTGCAGTAAATGTGGGAAAGCATGTACGCGAAGATGTAACCTCATTCAGCACCAGAAAGTCCACAGTGAAGAAAGGCCTTAtgaatgcaatgaatgtggaaaattCTTTACCTACTACTCCAGTTTCATTATACATCAGAGAGTTCATACTGGAGAAAGGCCTTATGAGTGCCCTGAATGTGGGAAATCCTTTAGTCAGATATACAGCCTCAATAGCCATAGGAaagttcacactggagaaaggccTTATGAATGTGGGGAATGTGGGAAATCTTTTAGCCAAAGGTCCAACCTCATGCAGCATCGCagagttcacactggagaaaggccTTATGAATGCAGCGAATGTGGGAAATCTTTTAGCCAAAACTTCAGCCTGATTTACCACCagagagttcacactggagaaagacCTCATGAgtgcaatgaatgtggaaaatcCTTTAGCCGAAGCTCCAGCCTCATTCACCACCGGAGACTTCACACTGGAGAAAGACCCTATGAGTGCAGTAAATGTGGGAAATCATTTAAGCAAAGCTCCAGCTTCAGTTCACATCGGAAAGTCCACACAGGGGAAAGGCCTTATGTGTGTGGGGAATGTGGGAAATCCTTTAGCCATAGCTCCAACCTTAAGAACCACCagagagttcacactggagaaaggccTGTTGAGTGCAGTGAATGTAGCAAATCCTTTAGCTGTAAATCTAACCTCATTAAACACCTGAGAGTTCACACCGGAGAAAGGCCTTATGAGTGCAGTGAGTGTGGGAAATCCTTTAGCCAAAGTTCTAGCCTCATTCAACACTGGAGAGTTCACACTGGAAAAAGGCCTTATCAGTGCCATCAGTGTGGGAAATCCTTTGGCTGCAAATCTGTCCTCATTCAACACCAGAGAGTTCACATTGGAGAAAAGCCTTAG
- the ZNF211 gene encoding zinc finger protein 211 isoform X11 has translation MLENFALTSSLGKALILTLVPWTRLSVSPFPQEQLFPHIWTIGTASFPSSLGRCCGLSASLLPLSSQPKSILGLTSSWSHVVAQLGLGEVPSVLHRMFMTPASASWDQRGPGLHEWHLGKGMSSGCWRGVEHEETPSEQRISVERVPQFRTSKEGSSSQNADSCEICGLVLRDILHLAEHQGTNCGQKLHTCGKQFYISANLQQHQRQHIKEAPFRSYVDTASFTQSCIVHVSEKPFTCREIRKDFLANMRFLHQEAAQTGEKPNNSNKCAVAFDSGKSHHNWGKCSKAFSHTDTIVQDQRILTREGLFECSKCGKACTRRCNLIQHQKVHSEERPYECNECGKFFTYYSSFIIHQRVHTGERPYECPECGKSFSQIYSLNSHRKVHTGERPYECGECGKSFSQRSNLMQHRRVHTGERPYECSECGKSFSQNFSLIYHQRVHTGERPHECNECGKSFSRSSSLIHHRRLHTGERPYECSKCGKSFKQSSSFSSHRKVHTGERPYVCGECGKSFSHSSNLKNHQRVHTGERPVECSECSKSFSCKSNLIKHLRVHTGERPYECSECGKSFSQSSSLIQHWRVHTGKRPYQCHQCGKSFGCKSVLIQHQRVHIGEKP, from the exons ATGCTGGAGAACTTTGCACTTACATCCTCCCTGGGTAAGGCCCTCATACTCACCCTTGTGCCCTGGACTAGGctctctgtttctccttttcctcaGGAGCAGCTCTTTCCTCATATCTGGACCATAGGCACTGCCTCCTTCCCCAGTTCCCTGGGTAGATGTTGTGGACTGAGTGCAAGCCTACTTCCCTTATCGTCCCAGCCCAAAAGCATCTTGG GACTTACATCATCCTGGTCTCATGTAGTTGCTCAACTAGGGCTAGGGGAAGTGCCCTCTGTTCTTCACAGGATGTTCatgactccagcctcagcaagTTGGGATCAGAGAGGGCCTGGCCTACATGAATGGCACTTGGGAAAAGGCATGTCATCAG GTTGttggcgtggagtggaacatgAGGAAACACCTTCTGAACAGAGAATTTCTGTAGAAAGAGTGCCACAGTTCAGGACTTCCAAAGAAGGTTCATCTTCCCAGAATGCTGACTCCTGTGAAATATGTGGCCTGGTCTTGAGAGATATTTTGCACTTGGCTGAACACCAAGGAACAAACTGTGGGCAGAAACTACACACATGTGGAAAACAATTCTACATCAGTGCAAATCTTCAACAGCACCAGAGGCAGCACATTAAAGAGGCACCTTTCAGAAGTTATGTGGACACAGCCTCATTTACACAGAGCTGCATAGTCCATGTGTCGGAGAAACCCTTTACCTGCAGGGAGATCAGGAAAgacttcctggccaacatgaggttTCTCCATCAAGAGGCCGCTCAAACAGGGGAGAAGCCAAATAACAGTAACAAGTGTGCGGTGGCCTTTGACAGTGGAAAAAGTCATCACAACTGGGGAAAATGCAGTAAAGCCTTTAGCCACACAGACACAATTGTTCAGGACCAGAGAATCCTCACTAGAGAAGGGCTCTTTGAGTGCAGTAAATGTGGGAAAGCATGTACGCGAAGATGTAACCTCATTCAGCACCAGAAAGTCCACAGTGAAGAAAGGCCTTAtgaatgcaatgaatgtggaaaattCTTTACCTACTACTCCAGTTTCATTATACATCAGAGAGTTCATACTGGAGAAAGGCCTTATGAGTGCCCTGAATGTGGGAAATCCTTTAGTCAGATATACAGCCTCAATAGCCATAGGAaagttcacactggagaaaggccTTATGAATGTGGGGAATGTGGGAAATCTTTTAGCCAAAGGTCCAACCTCATGCAGCATCGCagagttcacactggagaaaggccTTATGAATGCAGCGAATGTGGGAAATCTTTTAGCCAAAACTTCAGCCTGATTTACCACCagagagttcacactggagaaagacCTCATGAgtgcaatgaatgtggaaaatcCTTTAGCCGAAGCTCCAGCCTCATTCACCACCGGAGACTTCACACTGGAGAAAGACCCTATGAGTGCAGTAAATGTGGGAAATCATTTAAGCAAAGCTCCAGCTTCAGTTCACATCGGAAAGTCCACACAGGGGAAAGGCCTTATGTGTGTGGGGAATGTGGGAAATCCTTTAGCCATAGCTCCAACCTTAAGAACCACCagagagttcacactggagaaaggccTGTTGAGTGCAGTGAATGTAGCAAATCCTTTAGCTGTAAATCTAACCTCATTAAACACCTGAGAGTTCACACCGGAGAAAGGCCTTATGAGTGCAGTGAGTGTGGGAAATCCTTTAGCCAAAGTTCTAGCCTCATTCAACACTGGAGAGTTCACACTGGAAAAAGGCCTTATCAGTGCCATCAGTGTGGGAAATCCTTTGGCTGCAAATCTGTCCTCATTCAACACCAGAGAGTTCACATTGGAGAAAAGCCTTAG
- the ZNF211 gene encoding zinc finger protein 211 isoform X22, with protein sequence MFMTPASASWDQRGPGLHEWHLGKGMSSGCWRGVEHEETPSEQRISVERVPQFRTSKEGSSSQNADSCEICGLVLRDILHLAEHQGTNCGQKLHTCGKQFYISANLQQHQRQHIKEAPFRSYVDTASFTQSCIVHVSEKPFTCREIRKDFLANMRFLHQEAAQTGEKPNNSNKCAVAFDSGKSHHNWGKCSKAFSHTDTIVQDQRILTREGLFECSKCGKACTRRCNLIQHQKVHSEERPYECNECGKFFTYYSSFIIHQRVHTGERPYECPECGKSFSQIYSLNSHRKVHTGERPYECGECGKSFSQRSNLMQHRRVHTGERPYECSECGKSFSQNFSLIYHQRVHTGERPHECNECGKSFSRSSSLIHHRRLHTGERPYECSKCGKSFKQSSSFSSHRKVHTGERPYVCGECGKSFSHSSNLKNHQRVHTGERPVECSECSKSFSCKSNLIKHLRVHTGERPYECSECGKSFSQSSSLIQHWRVHTGKRPYQCHQCGKSFGCKSVLIQHQRVHIGEKP encoded by the exons ATGTTCatgactccagcctcagcaagTTGGGATCAGAGAGGGCCTGGCCTACATGAATGGCACTTGGGAAAAGGCATGTCATCAG GTTGttggcgtggagtggaacatgAGGAAACACCTTCTGAACAGAGAATTTCTGTAGAAAGAGTGCCACAGTTCAGGACTTCCAAAGAAGGTTCATCTTCCCAGAATGCTGACTCCTGTGAAATATGTGGCCTGGTCTTGAGAGATATTTTGCACTTGGCTGAACACCAAGGAACAAACTGTGGGCAGAAACTACACACATGTGGAAAACAATTCTACATCAGTGCAAATCTTCAACAGCACCAGAGGCAGCACATTAAAGAGGCACCTTTCAGAAGTTATGTGGACACAGCCTCATTTACACAGAGCTGCATAGTCCATGTGTCGGAGAAACCCTTTACCTGCAGGGAGATCAGGAAAgacttcctggccaacatgaggttTCTCCATCAAGAGGCCGCTCAAACAGGGGAGAAGCCAAATAACAGTAACAAGTGTGCGGTGGCCTTTGACAGTGGAAAAAGTCATCACAACTGGGGAAAATGCAGTAAAGCCTTTAGCCACACAGACACAATTGTTCAGGACCAGAGAATCCTCACTAGAGAAGGGCTCTTTGAGTGCAGTAAATGTGGGAAAGCATGTACGCGAAGATGTAACCTCATTCAGCACCAGAAAGTCCACAGTGAAGAAAGGCCTTAtgaatgcaatgaatgtggaaaattCTTTACCTACTACTCCAGTTTCATTATACATCAGAGAGTTCATACTGGAGAAAGGCCTTATGAGTGCCCTGAATGTGGGAAATCCTTTAGTCAGATATACAGCCTCAATAGCCATAGGAaagttcacactggagaaaggccTTATGAATGTGGGGAATGTGGGAAATCTTTTAGCCAAAGGTCCAACCTCATGCAGCATCGCagagttcacactggagaaaggccTTATGAATGCAGCGAATGTGGGAAATCTTTTAGCCAAAACTTCAGCCTGATTTACCACCagagagttcacactggagaaagacCTCATGAgtgcaatgaatgtggaaaatcCTTTAGCCGAAGCTCCAGCCTCATTCACCACCGGAGACTTCACACTGGAGAAAGACCCTATGAGTGCAGTAAATGTGGGAAATCATTTAAGCAAAGCTCCAGCTTCAGTTCACATCGGAAAGTCCACACAGGGGAAAGGCCTTATGTGTGTGGGGAATGTGGGAAATCCTTTAGCCATAGCTCCAACCTTAAGAACCACCagagagttcacactggagaaaggccTGTTGAGTGCAGTGAATGTAGCAAATCCTTTAGCTGTAAATCTAACCTCATTAAACACCTGAGAGTTCACACCGGAGAAAGGCCTTATGAGTGCAGTGAGTGTGGGAAATCCTTTAGCCAAAGTTCTAGCCTCATTCAACACTGGAGAGTTCACACTGGAAAAAGGCCTTATCAGTGCCATCAGTGTGGGAAATCCTTTGGCTGCAAATCTGTCCTCATTCAACACCAGAGAGTTCACATTGGAGAAAAGCCTTAG